The sequence TTAATCATATTAAATTGTTTTAGGGGAAGAGAGCAGACCTGGAACTGCTGGAACTTCTCTCCATCAGATGTTAGCTGCACCCGCAAGTTTTTCTCAGTTGTTAAAAGCTGAGAAACTAGATCTGCATATACTTTCAACTGAGATTGTTCATGAATTACTTTCTCCTCGTGTTGTTTGATTTTTAATTCAGAAATCTGTAGCTCGAGTGTTTTCTGCTTCATCTGCTCATTCAGAGATGAGATGTTAGTATTAAAGCCAATAATGTTGGCTAATATAAAGGTTgaagaaagaatatatatacTCTTTGCTCATGTTGTTGTTCTGAAAGCATATATTGATCAGCCAGGTGCTTCAACTTCGTCCTCAACCTGGAGATTAAGAAACAAAGCCACTGAAATTGAAAACGGCCTCTAAAAATATGCTGCATAGCTAGTACAAGCAACACCGTTTCTAAAATGTAAGAATATAGTTTGAAGTATGTGAGTGAGGCATCTTCACAATGACTTTTACTTAAAATGTACAACATAATGATATGAATCTACAATTGAAAACGTGGTGATTGTGTTCTTTCGGCTtacatttcattttcttttagttGTGAGAGGCTTTCATCCCTTTGCGCGTCCAACTTAATGCTCACATCCTATAAACCAAAGAGAATTAGTAAAGGTAGAGagtataactaaaatatttataaggaaACTGAACAACAGATTATGATTTCTTCCAAGTCTCTGACGTTGCAAAACCGTACAAGCAAAGATTCATTGTCTGTTTCAGGGCATCCATCTACGTGAAAACTTATATGGACcctttcccccccccccccccccccccccccccttcccccccccccccccccccccccccccccataaaTGCAAGTTCCATTAATTTCCAATGATAAAAATAGGTTTATCAGTCTAAATCTCCAACGTGTATATAGTAACACAGAAGATTGATAAGGGAATAGAACAAGGATCAAGAATGATATATGCATTAGGGTTTGCCTGCTAAGGAAGAAAAAATGAAGAATTTACATAATGCTTTTATCCTATTTGGCAAAATCGCtcaaaattttatagtttatactcAAACAAGATAAAAAGTGTTCAATTACCTTTATAGCTTCCTGGAACTTTGTGGACAGATCTGATCTTAAACTCTGTCCCTCAGTCGAAACCCGCTTGCTTTCTTCCTGTAATACAAAGGAACAAGACAAGACAAGACACTCTATAAGGCAAACAAAGTACAGtaaaaaatagaagaagaagaagaagaagaagaaaagagtgtACCATCAACATTTTGTTTTGACGTTGTAACTCCCTACAAAGTGACTCAAGCTTGTCACGGACAGTTATAGCTACAACAAACAAGAgtagagacaaaaaaaaaaaaacaatgactTGCTGGTGTTAGAGAATTGTATCTGTGACTAAGcatttaaacaatcaaattgTGACTGTCCTATTTACCAGAATCTCTTTCAGAAACGACTTGCTGATACTTGAGCATTAATTCGAGAAAATCTTGTTCGGATTTGAACATGTTCTTTGAAGTCTTACGCTCTGTCTCAACTGCCTCCTGCTTAAATTCAGTATCAGCACATAAATGAGTCTGTTAccaatttgatattaaaaaaaaatactaacttGTTTTCTGGGTTCGATACACTGAGTAGATTCTGTTTCCTTGTTTGAATTCTGAGAGGACCCTTGTGATGATGCTAAACTCAAAAGCAAAGACGCAACGTTAGATGGTTACAAAGAAGTCtcgtaaagattttttttttttgaattttcacaTCTCTCTCACATGTTTGAGAAGGTTCTTTCTGCTCTAAGCTCGAGACCTTACTTAGGTCGTCTTCATTACCATATGTCTCTTCTTCACACAAAGGAACGGGAAAAGTCCTGGGCTTCTTTGTTTTCTCGATCGAGACATCATCACCTGTTGGATTGTTTGTTGTGGTTCGGTTTGCTTCCTCGGTGTCGACGAATCCATCGGGTAAGGAATCAACTTCGGGGAGCAAATTGGGGTCCATTGTTAGACTCTGGATCTCAAAACCAAGTACGAATCAGCGAGAAAGGTAGAGAATATTTTATACCCAAATATTCTTACAAATGTGACGGACTTCTGTACAGAAGCAAAACCTTTTACGGGTTTTGTTGGATGTGATTTACTGTTAAACTCCCTCGATTAAATTTGTTTTGGATAAACACCttcaaactaaatatttaacaaacaaACCCACAAATAAACTTTAGTTAATGAATTAAACCTTTTGTCTACAGTAACAGTTAAAAAAACCAATATGACCGGGTAAATTTTGAGGggttaaaaatctaaaaattcctaaaaattcaaaaatataaaattatctaaaattagtaaataaaatgtttaaattagcatttttaaaaaaattctgtaaatatatgagattgaatttgttttaaaatcaacattatatatgtttaaattaaaaatgtaaaaaaccagaaaatatataaaaattatagagCTAAAacaaactgtaatcccaaagAACGGAATTAAAGCTAACCTTAACTGAAGCAGCAGTGCCAACCATATAGACTTCGCCTTCACTCAGGTGGTAAAGCGTAGACAATTGACATTCTACATCACAAAAGTAGCAAAGCAGATTTGCTGTACTTTTCCAATCTTCACTAATCGGATAATCCTTTGTGTGATCGAAATGTCATCGAATCCATCGACCCCAGGAGAACACGAGCTAGTTTTCATGTGGTCCCTCTTTGCTTGAGAGTGGTTCGTTTCACCAACATTTTTTCGCCCCCAAAATATAGGGCAACGAAGGATCATTGTCACATAACTACCAATGAATATCGCCTAGTAAGACTAAACCTTATTCtattcatattaaatataattgcAGGTTTTAGCTCccaaattttatatgaattttaaaataaatctatctCATCGATTTACATAATTGTTtgaaatgctaattttgaaaatgttagtTATCAATATTTCTAGATAGTTATTTTATCTCTAGTGCCGGTCAAAAGAACCACTACTACCGGTcaatttttagataattatttttttttacattttcaactCATCTATTtgcataacattttaaaatactaatttcaaaaatttaaagtactaatttttagataagctattatgttttaatatttttggatttcttaatatatttttagttttttaatggTAAACTCCTAAACTATGCTTAGTTCGTGCAAAAACCCCTGAACTAAAGAATTCCCAGTCGTAGTTTCTTTTCACGGGGGTTTTTATCCGAAAAAACTTAGTTGAAgaattttaacgttaaaaatcctaAGTTAAACATGTATTTCTATAGTTCAATTAATCCATAGACTTtaattgttcaaaaaaataaatccttagtctagttaaaaaaaattgaattaccaaataaatatcaaattttttaaaatattgactATTGATGTTACAAAATGATAATAAACTACCCGCAACATATGTGATATTGATAAACATCTTTCCGAACAATTTCAAGATGAAACTCTTTCTGTAACATTCAGATAGACATACAGTTATGCATGTACAATATCCATGATGGACATCTTTGGAGCACACCAACACAACAAACGGTTCTTCATGCAACACTCTGAAACTTATGTTAacctttttcattttataatctGCAAGAAACCTTAGAAACttaaattactatttttatgtTACAAATTGGTAAAACATGTTCCAAAATGGTCTAAAAGATCAAAAGTTCTGACAAATAAAGTTGAGAATGACTTATTTTGCTAGTTCTCCCATTTTTTAATTGCACAAGTTCAATTACTTAATCTGTCCACGTGAAAAAGAAGTAAAATTTGTCAAACACTAACTTATTCTCAGAGAAagcaaagatgaagaagagattgTACTAATTCTGAAACAAGAGTCCCTCAAAATAAATCAAAGGTCTAATTAACAGATTACATGATGGGGTATCTTTTGATTATGCATCGTCCGTACGTACAACACACCGTTCTTCCTTGACCAAATCAATTCAAAGATGGCAAACATATTTAGATCACTGGCTCGATTTCTCTTGCATCAGACGAGCATGAGTGTGGTTGCCCATGCATCCTGCAGTCACATTAGCCAAATACTTCCTTGGCAATGCTATTCCGaatctctttccttttctttctcttttctcctTTTTAACGATGCTTTCATCCTATTGTGTATAGTAGTCATTCGAATGCAAACATCCATAGTTAAAAAGAATGATGTAGATAGATATATGATTCACTTTTTAAATTCATTGTTAAGTTACTTAAATTGTTATAAAGAGAAATTCTTACCTCTTTTGATTCTATGAGGACGCTTTCGGATTCCATCGACTTTCTCGTGTCTTCAGCATCTTTTTCTGTACAAGAAAAGGATAATTTGTTTCAATAATCGGTTTTGAACTCTAGAGCAAACTAAACGTATATAAGACAAGAAAGTACGTAATATCCATACAGTTTGGCATGATAGAGCAAACTAAACGTATCTGAGACAAACTAGGCAATATCCAtacaattatgaaaaaaatagcATTCCAAATAGAAATATACTCCTAGCAATCATATACATTCGTGTAACGTGCATGCATCCATAGTTAACCCACATATATAAAGAGTAgaaatttcttcttctttatattttaatttggtaCGAATACTTGAAATAGCATTAATTAAGAACGTAAGATttaccttcttcttcatcatcatcagaagtaaCATCGATGCAATAAACCCTAAAGCTTGGAGATCCAGGACATATCATCCTCTCATCAAAGTTGCTCATCCTCCCTTCATCATGATCAACACTATCATCTTCATCCTTCTTATCATTGATGACCTTGTCATGCTCATTATGGTTAGAACCATTATCTCCCTCTTTGTTAACATTCATGGCTACATCATCAACGACACCATGATGATGATTGTCTTCATCTTGTTTCTTCACAATTTCCTCCTCTTTCTTCACTTCTTTAACACCATCTCTCGACGAAATCTTTTCATAAATaacctctttcttctcttccacGTGATGATCAGGCACAGGAGCAACCTTAGCCGACAACTTCAAGCTGTCGTGTTTCTCCTCCATCTCTTCTCCGTCGTCGACCTCAGAGGAGCCGTGCCTTAGAAGCTCCTTCTTGGACAACGTCTGGTTTCCTTTCAAGACGCTTGCATGGCTCCGTTTCTTCATCTCCTCTAATCTTCGCCGGAGAAGCGGACGTATTCCCGCGGGAAGTGGTACAACGCCGCCCTCATCTGTTCTCGCAGCTGCCGCACCTCCTAGCCTTGAGCCATTGCAGCCCATAACAATAAAACTAACAAATATATGGTGTAATCGCCACCACCAAAGAGATCATACGGCGGCGGGTTGGTGGCAGACGAAGAATCTAGACAAACAATAAGGgaaaagagaagaggagagaagagagccAATTGATTGGGAGGACGTGACTGGAAGATAATATTTAGGAATTAGAGAAGGCGGCGAGATTATTAAAGGGTTGAGATTGTGTGATGGGGTTGATCGATAGTTGCAATTTATTTCCTAAATTTGGTAATTAGTGATTTATTTAGGCAAATGCATAGTTGGTTCTTACCTAAGTGCATATGCATTCTTGTTGTCACTTTTGACTCACAGTTAGCAGCCTCTCCTGAATTTGCAGATAACTGTGATGACAAACTTATTATATTGGCTTCAACgtatctttatcttttttttagaaGAATCTTCTTTGCCTTTACTTACGAAACTGAGCAATCAGAGTAATCAGGTTTGCTAATatttaaggtatataattttCTCTCATTTTACCTTACATAATAATTCAGAACTGAAATATTAATGTATGCAACATACACCCTGTAACACCCGCCTCCTCCCAACATTAACCCAGGGTTACAGAACGGGGGTTAAGgacacatatataaacataaaacacCTGACATTTCCCGTGTTTTGTTACTGGTCCCAAAGATCCCGTGTGTTAGACCAACTTCCCTGCATGAACCTCTGTACTGCACAATTCAAAATGAGTATTGAGTAACCACTAACAATCAACATTTCAGTGCAATCAAACAATGTAATGAACTCAGTCATCACCACACATATAGTTATATAATTACGACTCCAAACAACCTAGAACTCTAGAACCTACCGCACGCTCAAGGGGTCAAATACGGATCCCCCATCACACGATACCTATGTGATCATGCTCCCTATATGCTCACCATCCAAAGCAGGATGCGGTCCACCCTGTGTAGGCTGATCACTTCCCAGCAAGATTCGGTGTGACTCGATCTTATAACTGGCGTCGCTAATTCTACCGCGCTACCGCTGCAGACTGCGTTTCCTGTCAAGACCTCACCGTGCTCGGTGTCTTACGAATTCattttctttctcattttctttctttaatcaCATTCTTTTATTTCCAGACAGCACCTGTTCTCTGTGTCACACTCATTTCAACTTGCATATGGTACGCATATACTTAGTATTCATCTATCAAGTTCAGATAACAAGTTATCTATTAACCTACTCGTTAACTATTTTTTAACAACTTATCTCATTATACCATCAATCAAGAAAACGTAGCAACCATTCATTCAATCAATCCATACAAACAACCAATCAATCGCATCAACACAAGTCAGTCCATTTGGTCCTTTAACAATATGGACGTTCTTATGCAACATGATTCATCCAGCTACCATCCTAGCATCCGTTATGATCTATCAACCTGTCAGAGATAATCAATCCTAATTCCTCACTCAAAAGGATACAAGAACATAAGAAGCTAAGAGGGTTTGAATCACCTTCACCTGAAAGTACATCTGAACAGATCTGAGATAAGGGAACAAGGGGCATGTAAGAACAACAATAACCACTTGGGCTCAGTGTCTGCTCACCAACGGCGACCGGAAGAGAGGACATGCGACTCGGGCTCGCAGCGAGGAGAGAGAAGTGATGGTGcggggagagagagaagagagagatcaCGCGAGAGAAGGTCTTGACATCTAGAGCTTTCGGTCTCCAGGAATTCTCTACAGGACTTCGCTCTGGTTTTTCTGGTGagagaaaaaggagaaagaagTTTTGCACTATCAGCTCATTGGTTGTATTAGTATGCATTAGACGCATTGGTTGTTTTGTATAATGTGGAAATTTCGTAGGAAGTTTCATTGTTTTCAActaaataagtaataaaaaaactggttacattttttttacaacGTTTACAtattcttttgataaaaaaaaactctaatgaTCTCGAATTATTGTGTAGTCATCCATTTTTGTGTTTGCTAGTATGATGATCTTGCTCGTTTGATGATAAAAgtgtcacaaaatattttactaGTTATAAGAACCATGACTATATTATTTCATCTTTATGTATTCTTTTTGCCTTTTTCTGTTACTATATACATAgcatgttttcatttatatggattgtagaaacatatatattttgtatacatattttatatccTCTCCTGGACGTTTATCATTCTCTTCATTGGAATGAGTTTTACCCTCTTTTATTCGAAGCCCGTAGGTAGAGTTggcaaaaagaagaagatgattttggattttgttttgcAATTAAGGGGGGTTATTGGAACAAGAATTTGAAtggaatttaataattttaagagcTGAGAGATTCTTAAAATTTAAGTAGAGTTAACAAATATCTTCTAAACTTTTAGCAAATGTTTTGTATGTACTTATATTGAATGCAATGGATttgcataatatattttttcaaaaagtttcTTTTTATAAGGTAATATAAACGAATCTCTCTTTCTAGAAACTTTTCAATTTTAGTAGCTTGATTTTGAATTGCATCACTACCAATTGAAGATTGATTTATGTCTAGGGTGTTTCTGGGGAAAGAAATATATTACATTAGCTTGCTTTTGATAATAAGAGTGAACTCTCTTTATATGATATTACAGATATATGATGAAAGTATGAGTGAATAACATCATCAATGAAAGCAAAAACACTTTGAATAGCCTCATCACCActttaacattttcttttacaattttgttcaagatttttatcagctttgctttcgttgttttttttttcttgaagcaCCCTTCTAGACTGTGAGTTTATATGTGTGAGTTTTGTTGTAACAAATTATTATGCTTCTCAAATAGGCTGCAGAAACACATGTTGGCACCTCAGCTTGTAGGTTTGCCACATTGCCACTAGAGCTTGCCTTAAAATAGACgactaacaaaagaaaaaacaaagaaggcggagagaacaaagaaaaaccAATAGTGAAGCAGAGTCCTCCATGCATGGATTCAGTCAACAGGATCATCAACTTCGTGTTTCCTCCTTTAGCCTTGTACGGACTTTTTGTCTTCTACCCAATTTACCAGAGGCTGAAGTCCGCCGTCTCCATCTGGCGGAATGTTTTATCGGAAAATGTCGCCGGAAAAGTGGTTCTAATCACTGGCGCAGCTTCTGGCATAGGCGAGGCAAGTTTAGGAACCAATATTTAATGtttgatgattaatcaaggtTAAATAGATGTGGATGTGATAGTGTGTATTGTTATTGTATAGGCGTTAGCATATGAGTACGGGAAGAAAGGTGCGTACTTAGCACTTGTTGATATAAGAGACGAACCTCTCTTCCACGTGGCGGCTCTCGCTGAGCTCTATGGGTCCCCTGAAGTCATCCCCATGGTCGCCGATGTTTCTAAACTCCACGACTGCAAACGTTTTATCCAAGCCACGGTTCTTCATTTTGGCCGATGTATGTCAACAATCCTGATTATATTCTAGATGGTTTGTTTGCGTTTTACTATAAGTAATCTAGAGCTAGTACTTTTATAAATCATTTGAGTTACAATATAAACGccaaaaccaattaaaataaatatactatttgTTTTTGACATTTTGTTTAAACTTTACATAAAAACATTTAACAAGTTGTAATTCGGAAACTTCAAAAACTATTATTCATATATactacaaatataaaaatctgtAGTAAACTAGTACTGATTGtggatttttatttctttcttttttggcaGTGGATCATCTAGTTACAAATGCAGGAGTTGCTCCACTCTATTTGTTTGAAGACATCGACGATCTTTCCAAGGCTATGCCAGCTATGGTAAATTTACTCAGACCAAAGATCTATgtaaagaaaatatgttttctactAATCTTTgtaattgtttctttttctttttttttttttccccacaGGACATAAACTTTTGGGGATCTGTGTATTGCACCTTCTTTGCTTCTTCGTACTTAAAGAAGTCTAGAGGAAAGATTGTGGTGATTGCTTCTGGATGTGGATACATCGCTTCACCCAGATTGAGCTTTTATTGTGTAACACTTTTCTATCCATTTGCCTTTTCGTACTTGCATGTTAACCTTTTGATCTTACACACTCATCTGATATCCTTGATATTCTCTTGATGGATTCAGGCGAGTAAAGCTGCTGTGATCGCGTTTTACGAAACTCTAAGATCTGAGTTTGGATCAAAGGTCGGGGTTACAATAGTAGCACCTGGGGTAGTTGACTCAGAAATGACCCAAGGCAAGTTCATGACAAAGAACGGACAATTCATAGTGGACAAAGAGCTCAGAGATGTAAGCATTTCTGGCTTAATTTATGATCTACTTTTATAGTTGTAATATAAAAGTCCAACTCAGTATGGAGAATAGTAGGATGAACAAAAAGGCTTTGAATGATAaccaagagaaagaaaaagaacacTGCTTTTCTTAACATTCctttaaaaaatttactatTCATGAAGaatagttttctttttcattctttctcgttttttttagagaattgtagaacaatttttttccttattttgataaagaatcatcattcttaatcatttccaaaaaaatttcattactCATTATTTTTCTATCaatatttaatgtttatacGATAGTTACCAGTTGCACCCAAAATGTACGAGAACTTATCATTCAAGGTATACCtgcaattttatatatatattttttttaatatttacccAAGAGTTTTGTTCATCTActctttcaaatatatatacatatttcctATAAATGCATGAAGAATAAcgagaaaatataaattaaacgaTGGAGTTTAGTTTCAACATTAACATtgttactaggataagacccgcgccttgcgcgggattaagttattatttttattatattttgaagaattaaacaatagtttggcttcatttggattatgggtgttcaatccagatatcgggttggtttcggttcggttcggttttttccggtatttggttagtaaaatataactactattctaaatccatatttactttgactttagtctttcacaagcttttgaaagatttcaactggacgactaaattgatcagccaatcttgttgctttaaat is a genomic window of Brassica napus cultivar Da-Ae chromosome A2, Da-Ae, whole genome shotgun sequence containing:
- the LOC106404886 gene encoding 11-beta-hydroxysteroid dehydrogenase-like 6 isoform X1, giving the protein MDSVNRIINFVFPPLALYGLFVFYPIYQRLKSAVSIWRNVLSENVAGKVVLITGAASGIGEALAYEYGKKGAYLALVDIRDEPLFHVAALAELYGSPEVIPMVADVSKLHDCKRFIQATVLHFGRLDHLVTNAGVAPLYLFEDIDDLSKAMPAMDINFWGSVYCTFFASSYLKKSRGKIVVIASGCGYIASPRLSFYCASKAAVIAFYETLRSEFGSKVGVTIVAPGVVDSEMTQGKFMTKNGQFIVDKELRDQVQISLLPVESAERCAKAILRSVCRGDRYLLEPAWISCVILWKVFCSEVTDSLGRWLVMG
- the LOC106405518 gene encoding uncharacterized protein LOC106405518 translates to MGCNGSRLGGAAAARTDEGGVVPLPAGIRPLLRRRLEEMKKRSHASVLKGNQTLSKKELLRHGSSEVDDGEEMEEKHDSLKLSAKVAPVPDHHVEEKKEVIYEKISSRDGVKEVKKEEEIVKKQDEDNHHHGVVDDVAMNVNKEGDNGSNHNEHDKVINDKKDEDDSVDHDEGRMSNFDERMICPGSPSFRVYCIDVTSDDDEEEEKDAEDTRKSMESESVLIESKEDESIVKKEKRERKGKRFGIALPRKYLANVTAGCMGNHTHARLMQEKSSQ
- the LOC106404886 gene encoding 11-beta-hydroxysteroid dehydrogenase-like 6 isoform X2, with protein sequence MDSVNRIINFVFPPLALYGLFVFYPIYQRLKSAVSIWRNVLSENVAGKVVLITGAASGIGEALAYEYGKKGAYLALVDIRDEPLFHVAALAELYGSPEVIPMVADVSKLHDCKRFIQATVLHFGRLDHLVTNAGVAPLYLFEDIDDLSKAMPAMDINFWGSVYCTFFASSYLKKSRGKIVVIASGCGYIASPRLSFYCASKAAVIAFYETLRSEFGSKVGVTIVAPGVVDSEMTQGKFMTKNGQFIVDKELRDVQISLLPVESAERCAKAILRSVCRGDRYLLEPAWISCVILWKVFCSEVTDSLGRWLVMG
- the LOC106404783 gene encoding alpha-taxilin-like, with the protein product MDPNLLPEVDSLPDGFVDTEEANRTTTNNPTGDDVSIEKTKKPRTFPVPLCEEETYGNEDDLSKVSSLEQKEPSQTSSSQGSSQNSNKETESTQCIEPRKQEAVETERKTSKNMFKSEQDFLELMLKYQQVVSERDSAITVRDKLESLCRELQRQNKMLMEESKRVSTEGQSLRSDLSTKFQEAIKDVSIKLDAQRDESLSQLKENEMLRTKLKHLADQYMLSEQQHEQRMKQKTLELQISELKIKQHEEKVIHEQSQLKVYADLVSQLLTTEKNLRVQLTSDGEKFQQFQDALVKSNEVFETFKQEIDKMSKAIKELRKENAFLKSKTERSDFTLVELVEERERLKKLLEKTKNQKDKLESLCRFLQAQAERKQKQS